Proteins from one Bacteroides zhangwenhongii genomic window:
- a CDS encoding DNA gyrase/topoisomerase IV subunit A — protein MSDEINEIPEGHSDYKPADARDESVKHQLTGMYQNWFLDYASYVILERAVPHINDGLKPVQRRILHSMKRLDDGRYNKVANIVGHTMQFHPHGDASIGDALVQLGQKDLLIDCQGNWGNILTGDGAAAPRYIEARLSKFALDVVFNPKTTEWKLSYDGRNKEPVTLPVKFPLLLAQGVEGIAVGLSSKILPHNFNELCDASISYLRGEEFQLYPDFQTGGSIDVAKYNDGERGGAVKVRAKITKIDNKTLAITEIPYGKTTSTVIDSILKAVDKGKIKIRKVDDNTAANVEILVHLAPGTSSDKTIDALYAFTDCEVSISPNCCVIDDSKPHFLTISKVLKKSADNTLDLLKQELEIKKSEILEALHFASLEKIFIEERIYKDREFEQSKDMDAACEHIDKRLTPYYPQFIREVTKEDILKLMEIKMGRILKFNSDKADELIAKMKEEIAEIDNHLAHIVDYTVNWYQMLKNKYGKNFPRRTELRNFDTIEAAKVVEANEKLYINREEGFIGTSLKKDEFVACCSDIDDVIIFFRDGKYIVTPVADKKFVGKNVLYVNVFKKNDKRTIYNVAYRDGKEGTTYVKRFAVTSVVRDREYDVTQGTPDSRITYFSANPNGEAEIIKVTLKPNPRVRRIIFEQDFSEVGIKGRQARGIILTRLPVHKIALKQKGGSTLGGRKVWFDRDILRLNYDGRGEYLGEFQSEDTILVVLNNGDFYTSNFDLSNHYEDNVSIVEKFDPNKVWTAALYDADQQNYPYLKRFCFEGSNRKQNYLGENKNNRLILLTDEYYPRLEVIFGGHDSFRDPLEIEAEEFIAVKGFKAKGKRITTYAVETINELEPTRFPEPVQESQEEPEEEPENLDPDSDKSEGDIIDEITGQMKLF, from the coding sequence ATGAGTGACGAAATCAACGAGATACCGGAAGGACATTCAGATTACAAACCGGCGGACGCACGGGACGAAAGCGTAAAACATCAGCTCACAGGCATGTACCAGAATTGGTTTCTGGACTATGCTTCGTACGTTATTCTGGAACGTGCCGTGCCTCATATCAACGATGGTTTGAAGCCGGTACAACGCCGTATCCTACATTCCATGAAGCGTCTGGACGACGGACGATATAACAAAGTAGCTAACATTGTGGGACACACCATGCAGTTCCACCCTCACGGTGATGCTTCTATCGGAGATGCCCTGGTACAGTTGGGACAGAAAGACCTGTTGATTGATTGTCAAGGTAACTGGGGTAATATCCTTACCGGAGACGGCGCCGCTGCTCCCCGTTATATAGAAGCACGCTTATCCAAGTTTGCGCTGGATGTTGTCTTCAATCCTAAAACAACTGAATGGAAACTTTCTTATGACGGACGAAACAAAGAACCGGTCACTCTTCCCGTGAAATTCCCGTTATTGTTGGCACAAGGCGTGGAAGGTATCGCCGTGGGACTTTCTTCCAAAATTCTACCGCATAACTTCAACGAACTTTGCGACGCCTCCATCAGCTACCTGCGTGGAGAGGAATTCCAGTTGTATCCTGATTTCCAGACAGGAGGTTCTATCGACGTAGCCAAATACAACGACGGAGAACGCGGCGGAGCGGTGAAAGTACGTGCCAAGATCACTAAGATTGATAATAAAACACTTGCTATCACAGAAATTCCATACGGAAAGACGACTTCAACAGTAATCGACTCTATCTTGAAAGCTGTTGATAAAGGAAAGATCAAAATCCGTAAGGTAGACGACAACACGGCTGCCAACGTAGAGATACTGGTACATCTTGCGCCCGGCACTTCTTCGGACAAGACTATCGATGCACTGTATGCATTCACTGATTGCGAAGTAAGCATTTCCCCCAACTGTTGTGTCATTGATGACAGCAAGCCACATTTCCTAACCATCAGTAAAGTACTGAAAAAGTCGGCAGACAACACGTTGGATTTACTGAAGCAGGAACTGGAAATTAAGAAAAGTGAAATACTGGAAGCATTGCATTTCGCCTCCCTCGAAAAGATATTTATCGAAGAACGCATCTATAAAGATAGAGAGTTCGAGCAGTCCAAAGACATGGATGCAGCCTGCGAACATATCGACAAGCGTCTGACACCTTATTATCCGCAGTTTATCCGTGAAGTGACCAAAGAGGATATCCTCAAGCTGATGGAAATCAAAATGGGACGTATCCTGAAATTCAATTCAGACAAGGCGGATGAACTGATCGCCAAGATGAAAGAGGAAATTGCCGAGATTGATAACCATCTGGCTCACATCGTAGATTATACCGTCAACTGGTATCAAATGCTGAAGAACAAATACGGCAAGAATTTCCCGCGCCGCACGGAACTCCGGAACTTTGACACCATCGAAGCTGCCAAAGTAGTGGAAGCGAACGAAAAACTTTATATCAACCGTGAAGAAGGATTCATCGGAACAAGTTTGAAGAAAGATGAGTTCGTGGCATGCTGTTCGGATATTGACGACGTTATCATCTTCTTCCGCGACGGTAAATATATTGTTACTCCCGTCGCCGATAAGAAGTTTGTCGGTAAAAACGTACTCTATGTCAATGTATTCAAGAAGAACGACAAGCGCACAATTTACAACGTGGCATACCGTGACGGAAAAGAAGGGACAACGTATGTCAAACGCTTCGCTGTAACCTCCGTTGTCCGCGACCGTGAATACGATGTCACTCAAGGAACTCCGGACTCACGTATCACTTATTTCAGTGCCAATCCGAACGGGGAGGCCGAAATCATCAAAGTGACACTGAAACCGAACCCGCGTGTCCGCCGTATTATCTTTGAACAGGACTTTAGCGAAGTAGGTATCAAAGGAAGACAGGCACGAGGCATTATCCTCACCCGGCTCCCGGTACATAAGATCGCCTTGAAACAGAAAGGCGGTTCTACTCTCGGAGGACGTAAAGTCTGGTTTGATCGGGATATACTCCGCCTCAACTACGACGGAAGAGGAGAATATCTCGGAGAATTCCAAAGTGAGGACACCATATTGGTTGTCTTGAACAACGGTGATTTTTATACCAGCAACTTCGACCTGAGCAACCATTACGAAGATAATGTAAGTATTGTCGAGAAGTTCGATCCCAACAAGGTATGGACTGCCGCACTATATGATGCAGACCAACAGAATTATCCATATTTGAAACGTTTCTGCTTTGAAGGTTCCAACCGCAAGCAGAACTATCTGGGAGAGAATAAGAACAATCGCCTTATTCTGCTGACGGACGAGTACTATCCGCGCCTGGAAGTTATATTCGGAGGACACGATAGCTTCCGTGATCCGCTGGAGATTGAAGCCGAAGAATTTATCGCAGTCAAAGGTTTCAAAGCGAAAGGCAAACGTATCACCACCTACGCAGTGGAAACTATTAACGAGCTGGAGCCTACCCGCTTCCCCGAGCCTGTACAAGAGAGTCAGGAGGAGCCGGAAGAAGAACCGGAGAATCTGGATCCGGACAGCGACAAGAGCGAAGGCGATATTATTGATGAAATCACGGGGCAGATGAAGTTATTCTGA
- a CDS encoding Gfo/Idh/MocA family protein: MKDKNKKGVDLGLRQFIKNLGYVAGGTALLATTPWLTSCTPEKLKEIKHEKARVALIGTGSRGQYHIHNLKEIPHAQIVALCDNYAPNLQQALKLCPTAKPYTDYRKLLESKDIDGVIISTPLNWHAPMVLDALAAGKHVFCEKAMARTLDECKEIYDTYIHTNQALYFCMQRMYDEKYIKGMQMIHSGLIGDVVGLRCHWFRNADWRRPVPSPELERKINWRLYKESSGGLMTELACHQLEVCNWAAGRIPESIMGMGDIVYWKDGREVYDSVNVTYRYSDGIKIAYESLIANKFNGMEDQILGSKGTMEMAKGIYYLEEDHSTSGIRQLIGQVKDKVFAAIPTAGPSWRPETKMEYTPHFIIDGDIHVNSGLSMIGADKDGSDIILSSFCQSCITGEKAQNVVEEAYCSTVLCLLGNQAMDEQRSILFPDEYKIPYMKF, from the coding sequence ATGAAAGATAAAAACAAAAAGGGAGTAGATCTAGGCCTCAGACAATTCATAAAGAATCTGGGATACGTAGCCGGAGGGACCGCTTTGTTAGCAACGACTCCATGGCTTACCTCTTGCACTCCGGAAAAACTAAAAGAGATCAAACATGAGAAAGCACGGGTAGCCCTAATCGGTACCGGCTCCAGAGGGCAATATCATATTCATAACCTAAAAGAGATACCTCATGCGCAAATCGTCGCTTTATGTGACAATTATGCTCCAAACCTTCAACAGGCGTTGAAACTTTGTCCCACTGCCAAGCCATATACGGATTATCGTAAACTATTAGAATCCAAAGACATTGACGGAGTCATTATCTCCACTCCATTGAATTGGCACGCTCCTATGGTACTAGACGCACTAGCCGCCGGGAAACACGTCTTTTGTGAAAAAGCAATGGCACGCACATTAGATGAATGCAAAGAAATCTACGACACTTACATACATACCAACCAGGCACTTTATTTTTGCATGCAACGTATGTATGATGAAAAATACATCAAGGGAATGCAAATGATTCATTCCGGCCTTATCGGAGATGTGGTAGGCCTGCGCTGCCACTGGTTCCGTAATGCGGATTGGCGTCGTCCGGTTCCCTCTCCCGAACTGGAACGGAAGATCAATTGGAGACTATACAAGGAAAGCTCCGGAGGATTAATGACCGAACTAGCCTGCCATCAATTGGAAGTTTGTAATTGGGCAGCCGGAAGGATTCCAGAATCCATTATGGGTATGGGGGATATCGTATATTGGAAAGACGGACGGGAAGTATATGACAGCGTCAATGTAACCTACAGATACTCCGACGGAATCAAAATAGCATACGAATCACTAATAGCCAACAAATTCAACGGTATGGAGGACCAGATACTCGGAAGTAAGGGGACAATGGAAATGGCAAAAGGTATTTATTATCTGGAGGAGGATCATTCAACATCGGGTATCCGACAGTTGATCGGGCAGGTAAAAGATAAAGTTTTTGCAGCCATACCAACCGCAGGACCGAGTTGGAGACCGGAAACAAAAATGGAATATACACCACATTTTATCATCGACGGAGATATTCATGTAAACAGTGGGCTAAGTATGATCGGAGCAGATAAAGACGGTTCGGATATTATCCTGTCTTCTTTTTGCCAATCCTGCATAACCGGAGAAAAAGCACAAAATGTAGTGGAAGAAGCATATTGCTCAACTGTTCTATGCTTGCTTGGCAATCAAGCCATGGATGAGCAACGCAGCATTCTCTTCCCCGACGAATATAAAATACCTTATATGAAATTCTAA
- a CDS encoding DUF3316 domain-containing protein, with product MKKQTLYLGLAGCILFALCTRLQAQTTDSLQIHRYVTRATMYGVGFTNVFDTYLSPQEYKGIDFRVSRETIRMTKLFDGNVSVQNFFQADIGYTHNRVDNNNTFSGLVNWNYGLHYQFRLTENFKLLAGGLIDANGGFVYNLRNTNNPASARAYINLDASGMAIWHLKIKRYPMVLRYQVNLPVMGVMFSPHYGQSYYEIFSLGNAGGVIKFTSLHNQPSLRQMLSVDFPIGYTKMRFSYLADLQQSNVNNIKTHTYSHVFMVGFVKELYRIRNKKGASVLPSSVRAY from the coding sequence ATGAAGAAACAAACACTATATCTAGGGCTGGCAGGATGCATCCTGTTCGCCCTTTGCACAAGATTACAAGCGCAGACAACAGACAGTCTGCAAATCCACCGTTATGTAACACGTGCAACGATGTACGGTGTCGGATTTACGAACGTGTTCGATACTTATCTTTCGCCTCAGGAATACAAAGGAATCGACTTCCGTGTTTCCCGCGAAACAATCCGTATGACTAAACTTTTCGACGGGAATGTGTCTGTACAGAATTTCTTCCAAGCGGATATCGGCTATACACATAACCGTGTCGACAATAACAATACATTTTCCGGATTGGTGAACTGGAACTACGGGCTCCATTACCAGTTCCGCCTGACAGAGAACTTCAAGCTGTTGGCAGGAGGATTGATAGACGCCAACGGAGGTTTTGTCTATAATCTTCGGAACACAAACAACCCGGCTTCGGCACGGGCATATATCAATCTGGATGCATCGGGAATGGCTATCTGGCACTTGAAAATCAAACGTTACCCGATGGTATTGCGCTATCAAGTGAATTTGCCGGTAATGGGAGTCATGTTTTCCCCTCATTACGGACAATCTTATTATGAGATATTCTCGCTGGGAAATGCAGGAGGAGTCATCAAGTTTACTTCTTTACATAACCAACCTTCACTCCGGCAAATGCTCTCCGTCGATTTCCCGATAGGATATACTAAAATGCGTTTCAGTTATCTGGCTGATTTGCAGCAATCCAATGTAAACAATATCAAGACACACACCTACTCGCATGTGTTTATGGTAGGATTTGTGAAGGAATTATACCGTATCCGAAACAAAAAAGGAGCTAGTGTTTTACCGTCATCGGTAAGAGCTTATTAA
- a CDS encoding SusC/RagA family TonB-linked outer membrane protein, whose amino-acid sequence MEKFNAMRTRLSQHLQTKAIRLKGFIMLTCLLLGSISAFAQTKTVTGTVTDAANEPLIGASVLVQGTSTGTITDMDGKYSISVTPEDVLVFSYVGMTTQSIKVGAQSIINVTLKEDSQVLAETVVIGYGSAKKRDLTGSITNVKGEEIANKPAMNPLSSLQGKVAGVQIVNSGRAGADPEIRIRGTNSINGYKPLYIVDGLFNDNINFLNPEDIESMEILKDPSSLAIFGVRGANGVIIITTKKAKEGQTLVNINTSFGFKKVVDKVKLVNGAQFKELYSEQLANQKDDPFDYTGWDANTDWQDEIFQTAFITNNNISITGASPKHSFYLGVGYSYEQGNIEHEKFSKVTINASNDYKITDFLKVGFQFNGARLLPADSKQVLGALRSTPIAPVYNDEYGLYSALPDFQKAQINNPMVDVDLKANTTKAENYRASGNVYGEVDFLKHFTFKATFSMDYASNNGRTYTPIIKVYDSTVKGDVSTLGTGKTEVSQFKENETKVQSDYVLTYTNSFDNGNHNLTATAGFTTYYNSLSRLDGARKQGVGLVIPDDPDKWFVSIGDAATATNGSTQWERSTVSMLARVIYNYKGKYLFNGSFRRDGSSAFSYTGNEWQNFFSLGGGWLMTEEEFMKDIKWLDMLKIKASYGTLGNQNLDKAYPAEPLLTNAYSAVFGKPSIIYPGYQLAYLPNPTLRWEKVEAWEAGFETNMLRNRLHFEGVYYMKNTKDLLAEVPGISGTMPGIGNLGQIQNKGVEMAITWRDQIGEWGYSVSANLTTIKNKVKSLVQDGYSIIAGDKQQSYTMAGYPIGYFYGYKVAGVYQSENDIKSSPENTLATVTPGDLKFADVNNDGKITPADRTMIGDPTPNVTYGFSLGVDYKNWSFGIDMMGQGGNQIFRTWDNYNFAQFNYLAQRMDRWHGEGTSNSQPLLNSKHSINTLNSEYYIEDGKFFRIRNVQLAYSFDKSLLAKIRLQALKVYVNIQNLKTWKHNTGYTPELGGTATAFGVDNGSYPVPAVYTFGINLTF is encoded by the coding sequence ATGGAAAAATTTAATGCAATGAGGACTAGACTTTCACAACATCTTCAGACAAAAGCCATCAGGCTAAAGGGCTTCATTATGCTCACTTGCCTGTTACTAGGTTCTATCTCTGCCTTTGCACAAACAAAGACGGTGACAGGAACGGTAACAGATGCCGCCAATGAGCCGTTGATCGGTGCATCGGTACTCGTACAAGGGACTTCTACCGGAACCATTACGGATATGGACGGTAAATATTCAATCTCCGTCACTCCGGAGGATGTATTGGTATTTTCATACGTGGGAATGACCACACAGAGTATCAAAGTAGGAGCACAAAGCATAATTAACGTCACCCTAAAAGAAGACTCGCAAGTACTAGCCGAAACAGTCGTTATCGGATACGGTAGTGCAAAGAAAAGAGATCTGACAGGTTCCATCACCAACGTCAAAGGAGAAGAAATAGCCAATAAACCGGCTATGAACCCACTTTCTTCCTTACAGGGAAAAGTGGCAGGTGTGCAGATTGTAAACTCAGGACGAGCCGGGGCCGATCCGGAAATCCGTATCCGTGGTACCAACTCCATCAATGGATATAAACCGCTGTACATTGTCGACGGTTTATTCAATGATAATATCAACTTCCTTAATCCGGAAGATATCGAGTCGATGGAGATTCTGAAAGACCCGTCGTCTCTAGCCATCTTTGGTGTTCGCGGCGCAAACGGTGTTATCATCATCACCACCAAGAAAGCAAAAGAAGGACAGACCTTGGTCAATATAAATACCTCTTTCGGTTTCAAGAAAGTGGTAGACAAAGTAAAATTAGTCAATGGCGCGCAATTCAAAGAACTGTATAGCGAACAGCTTGCCAACCAGAAGGATGACCCGTTCGATTACACCGGCTGGGACGCCAACACCGATTGGCAGGATGAAATCTTCCAGACTGCCTTTATCACGAACAATAATATCAGTATCACAGGAGCTTCTCCCAAACATAGTTTCTATCTGGGTGTCGGCTACTCTTACGAACAAGGCAACATCGAGCATGAGAAATTCAGCAAGGTGACCATCAATGCCAGCAATGATTATAAAATCACCGACTTCCTGAAAGTAGGCTTCCAGTTCAACGGCGCACGCCTTCTCCCTGCCGATTCGAAACAAGTGTTAGGCGCCCTCCGCTCCACCCCTATCGCTCCTGTATATAACGACGAGTATGGATTATACAGCGCTTTGCCCGATTTTCAGAAAGCACAGATCAACAACCCTATGGTAGATGTCGATTTAAAAGCGAACACCACGAAAGCTGAAAACTATCGTGCGTCGGGTAATGTCTATGGCGAAGTGGACTTCTTGAAGCATTTTACCTTCAAAGCGACATTCTCTATGGACTACGCTTCCAACAACGGACGTACCTATACTCCTATCATAAAAGTATACGACTCCACCGTCAAAGGAGATGTTTCCACTTTGGGAACAGGTAAAACAGAAGTCAGCCAGTTCAAGGAAAACGAGACGAAAGTGCAGAGTGACTATGTGCTGACCTATACCAACAGTTTCGACAACGGCAATCATAACCTGACAGCCACTGCCGGCTTTACCACTTATTATAACTCACTAAGCCGCCTGGACGGAGCGCGCAAACAAGGAGTAGGCCTTGTGATTCCGGACGATCCGGATAAATGGTTCGTCAGTATCGGAGATGCCGCTACGGCAACCAATGGAAGTACCCAATGGGAACGCAGTACCGTGTCTATGCTTGCACGTGTCATCTACAACTATAAAGGAAAATATCTGTTCAACGGGTCATTCCGTCGGGACGGTTCTTCCGCATTCTCTTATACAGGCAATGAGTGGCAGAATTTCTTCTCGCTAGGCGGCGGTTGGCTGATGACCGAAGAAGAATTCATGAAGGACATCAAGTGGCTGGATATGTTGAAGATTAAGGCCTCTTACGGAACATTGGGAAATCAGAATCTGGACAAGGCCTATCCTGCCGAACCGCTATTGACCAATGCCTATTCGGCTGTATTCGGTAAGCCGTCCATCATTTATCCGGGATATCAACTTGCCTATTTGCCTAATCCTACCCTCCGCTGGGAAAAAGTAGAGGCATGGGAAGCCGGATTTGAAACGAATATGCTTCGCAACCGCTTGCATTTCGAAGGTGTGTATTATATGAAGAACACTAAAGATTTGCTTGCTGAAGTTCCCGGAATCTCCGGAACAATGCCCGGTATCGGTAACTTGGGACAGATTCAGAATAAAGGTGTGGAAATGGCGATCACCTGGCGCGACCAGATCGGCGAATGGGGATATTCCGTCAGTGCCAACCTTACCACAATCAAGAATAAAGTAAAAAGCCTTGTTCAGGACGGTTATTCCATCATTGCCGGAGATAAACAGCAAAGTTACACAATGGCAGGTTATCCTATCGGATACTTCTATGGCTATAAGGTAGCGGGAGTCTATCAATCGGAAAACGATATCAAATCGTCCCCTGAGAATACACTTGCTACAGTTACTCCCGGTGACTTGAAATTCGCCGATGTCAATAACGACGGAAAGATCACTCCCGCAGACCGTACCATGATAGGTGATCCGACACCGAATGTCACTTACGGTTTCTCGCTCGGCGTGGACTACAAGAACTGGTCTTTTGGTATCGATATGATGGGACAAGGCGGAAACCAGATCTTCCGTACATGGGACAACTATAACTTTGCCCAGTTCAACTATCTGGCACAACGCATGGACCGCTGGCACGGAGAAGGAACATCCAACAGCCAACCGTTATTGAACTCCAAACATTCCATCAATACGTTGAATTCCGAATACTACATCGAAGACGGCAAGTTCTTCCGTATCCGTAACGTACAGTTAGCATATTCTTTCGACAAGAGCCTGCTCGCAAAGATACGTCTGCAAGCCCTGAAAGTCTATGTCAACATTCAGAACCTAAAGACATGGAAACATAACACCGGCTATACTCCCGAACTGGGTGGTACCGCTACCGCATTCGGAGTGGACAACGGCAGTTATCCCGTACCGGCAGTCTACACCTTCGGAATCAACTTAACCTTTTAA
- a CDS encoding S41 family peptidase — translation MRNNIRQILWLLCCLPVVTGCIREEEYANDPVGNFEQLWKIIDERYCFLEEKGIDWDAVHDKYGKLVKPGISDDDLFDILSQMLYELKDGHVNLSSSSRISYYDAWYQGYPWNYREDILYNYYLGSASSGYRTSAGLKYKIFDNNIGYIRYESFSAGVGDGNLDHVLDYLKLCNGLIIDVRDNGGGNLTNSTRIAARFTNEKTLTGYIRHKTGPGHNDFSEMEPIYLEPSNSIRWQKKVVLLTNRRCYSATNDFVNAMHSLNNDNEEQRIFQVGDQTGGGSGLPFSSELPNGWSVRFSASPHFNKYKKPLENGIEPDVYVNMDKILEEGIEHGDAESQKKDALIERAFEILSE, via the coding sequence ATGAGAAATAATATTAGACAAATACTTTGGCTGCTCTGTTGTCTTCCGGTAGTGACCGGATGTATCAGGGAAGAGGAATACGCCAATGATCCTGTAGGAAACTTCGAGCAACTATGGAAGATTATTGATGAACGGTATTGTTTTCTGGAAGAGAAAGGCATTGATTGGGACGCTGTTCACGACAAGTATGGAAAACTGGTGAAACCCGGAATTTCGGATGACGACCTGTTTGATATACTAAGTCAAATGCTATATGAGTTGAAAGACGGGCACGTCAACCTCTCCTCCTCCAGTCGTATTTCATATTACGATGCCTGGTATCAAGGATATCCTTGGAACTATAGAGAGGATATCTTATACAATTACTATTTGGGAAGTGCCAGTTCCGGTTATCGTACATCCGCCGGTTTGAAATATAAGATATTCGATAATAATATAGGTTATATCCGCTACGAAAGTTTTAGTGCCGGAGTTGGAGACGGTAATTTAGACCATGTACTCGATTATTTGAAGCTCTGCAACGGATTAATCATTGATGTACGCGACAACGGAGGAGGAAACCTGACTAATTCCACCCGTATTGCCGCCCGTTTCACCAACGAAAAGACATTGACCGGATATATCCGGCACAAAACCGGTCCGGGACATAATGACTTTTCTGAAATGGAGCCGATCTACCTGGAACCCTCTAATAGCATCCGTTGGCAGAAAAAAGTAGTTTTACTTACCAATCGCCGTTGCTACAGTGCCACGAACGATTTTGTGAATGCCATGCACAGCCTAAACAACGATAACGAAGAGCAAAGAATTTTTCAGGTAGGCGACCAAACCGGAGGCGGTTCCGGGCTACCTTTCTCTTCAGAATTACCCAATGGTTGGAGTGTTCGCTTCTCAGCCAGTCCTCACTTTAACAAGTATAAAAAGCCTCTGGAAAATGGAATAGAGCCAGATGTATACGTAAATATGGATAAGATTCTGGAAGAGGGAATAGAGCATGGAGATGCAGAATCACAAAAGAAGGATGCACTGATTGAAAGGGCATTTGAAATATTAAGTGAATAA
- a CDS encoding Gfo/Idh/MocA family oxidoreductase, with product MTTRRDFIKKTVAGTAALSLGSILPGFGSNRYQDILGANEKIRIGVIGVNSRGNALAQGFAKQPDCEVTYICDVDSRALEKCQAAIRKLTGRTPKGEKDIRKMLESNEFEAVVIATPDHWHAKAAIMAMQAGKHVYLEKPTSHNPAENEMLVRATLKYNRVVQVGNQRRSFPNVIKAMEEIKSGTIGKVRYAKSWYVNNRPSIGTGKVIPVPDYLDWDLWQGPAPRVPDFKDNFIHYNWHWFWNWGTGEALNNGTHFVDMLRWGLGVDYPTKVDSIGGRYRYQDDWQTPDTQLITFQFGDEASFSWEGRSCNTMPVDGYGVGTAFYGDTGTIFIGGGNEYKITDIKGKTIKEVKSDLKFETGNLLNPSEKLDSFHFRNWFDAIRKGTKLNSGIVDACISTQLVQLGNIAQRVGHSLQIDPGSGRILNDLEANKLWGREYEKGWEIRV from the coding sequence ATGACTACAAGAAGAGATTTCATCAAAAAAACAGTGGCAGGCACAGCTGCCCTTTCTTTAGGAAGTATTCTTCCGGGATTCGGTTCCAACAGGTATCAAGATATTCTGGGAGCTAACGAAAAAATACGTATCGGAGTTATTGGTGTAAATTCCAGAGGCAATGCTCTCGCTCAAGGATTTGCCAAACAACCCGATTGTGAAGTTACATACATTTGCGATGTTGACTCCCGAGCACTTGAAAAATGCCAGGCCGCTATCCGCAAACTGACCGGCCGAACTCCCAAAGGAGAAAAAGATATACGCAAGATGTTGGAATCCAATGAATTTGAAGCGGTAGTAATTGCCACTCCGGACCATTGGCATGCCAAAGCCGCCATCATGGCAATGCAAGCAGGCAAACATGTCTACCTGGAAAAACCTACCAGCCATAATCCGGCAGAAAATGAAATGTTGGTACGGGCAACATTAAAGTATAATCGGGTTGTTCAAGTAGGCAACCAACGCAGATCGTTCCCGAATGTAATCAAAGCGATGGAAGAAATCAAATCGGGCACTATCGGCAAAGTGAGATATGCCAAATCATGGTATGTCAACAACCGCCCATCTATCGGAACCGGCAAAGTAATTCCCGTACCGGATTATCTGGACTGGGATTTGTGGCAGGGCCCCGCTCCTCGTGTACCCGATTTCAAAGACAACTTTATTCATTACAACTGGCATTGGTTCTGGAACTGGGGAACCGGAGAAGCTTTAAACAACGGAACGCACTTTGTAGATATGCTACGCTGGGGATTGGGAGTAGACTACCCCACAAAAGTAGACTCTATCGGTGGACGTTACCGCTATCAGGATGATTGGCAAACACCGGATACCCAACTCATCACTTTCCAATTTGGCGACGAAGCGTCTTTCTCATGGGAGGGACGTAGTTGCAACACAATGCCGGTAGACGGATATGGAGTAGGAACAGCATTCTATGGAGATACGGGAACCATCTTTATCGGTGGCGGCAACGAATATAAAATAACAGATATCAAAGGTAAGACAATCAAAGAAGTAAAGAGTGATTTAAAGTTTGAAACCGGCAACCTGCTAAATCCTTCGGAGAAATTAGATTCTTTTCATTTCCGGAACTGGTTTGACGCTATCCGCAAAGGTACTAAGTTAAACTCCGGAATTGTAGATGCCTGTATCAGTACCCAGCTAGTACAATTGGGTAATATTGCTCAGCGCGTCGGCCATTCATTACAAATCGATCCGGGAAGCGGCCGTATTCTCAACGACCTTGAAGCCAATAAGCTTTGGGGAAGAGAGTATGAGAAAGGTTGGGAAATACGTGTTTAA